The genome window ACCGACAGGAGAAACGAACCCTTGAACCAGTTTTATCGCAATCTGGCCCTGTGGATGCTCATCGCCCTGGCGATGGTGTTCCTCTTCAACACGTTCAAGGCGCAGCGGGTGGAGCACGAGGAGATCTCCTTCTCGGAATTCACCGCCGCCGTCGAGGCGGGCAAGGTCAAGGAAGTCACCATCAAGGGGCAGGAGATCACCGGGAAGTACCTGGATAACGCGGGCAAGGAGAAGAAGGCGTTCCACACGTATGCCCCGGAAGACCCGGACCTGGTCAAGTCGCTCCGGGCGAAGAACGTCAAAATCACCGCCAAGCCGTTGGATGAAAACCCCTGGTACATGACGCTCCTGGTTTCCTGGCTGCCGATGCTGCTGCTGATCGGCGTGTGGATCTTCTTCATGCGGCAGATGCAGGCGGGCGGCGGGAAGGCGATGTCGTTCGGCAAGAGCCGTGCGAAGCTTCTGACCGAGACAACCCACAAGTGCACCTTCTCGGACGTCGCCGGGATCGATGAGGCCAAGGAGGAGCTCCAGGAGATCATCGCGTTTCTGAAGGACCCCAAGAAGTTCACGAAGCTGGGCGGGCGCATCCCCAAGGGGGTGCTGCTCGTGGGGTCTCCGGGGACCGGGAAGACCTTGCTGGCCAGGGCGATTGCGGGAGAGGCGGGGGTTCCCTTCTTCTCCATCAGCGGATCCGACTTCGTGGAGATGTTCGTCGGCGTCGGCGCGGCGCGGGTGCGCGACCTCTTCATCCAGGGGAAGAAGACGGCGCCCTGCATCATCTTCATCGACGAGATCGACGCGGTCGGCAGGCACAGGGGGGCGGGCCTCGGCGGCGGGCACGACGAGCGCGAGCAGACGCTGAACCAGCTCCTGGTGGAGATGGACGGATTCGAGTCGAACGAAGGGCTGATCCTGATCGCCGCGACGAACCGGCCGGATGTCCTGGACCCCGCCTTGCTTCGGCCGGGGCGCTTCGACCGCCAGGTCGTCGTCCCCAAGCCCGACGTGAAAGGCAGGGAGCAGATTCTCCAGGTCCACACCCGGCAAATCCCCCTGGCCGAGGACGTCCATCTCGAGGTTTTGGCCAAAGGGACGCCGGGGTTTACCGGCGCCGATCTGGCCAACCTTTGCAACGAGGCGGCGCTGCATGCCGCAAGCATAGGGATGTCCAAGGTCACCATGGATTGTTTCGAAATGGCAAAGGACAAGGTGATGATGGGCCGCGAGCGGCGGTCGATGATCATCAGCGAGGAGGAGAAGAAGTCCACGGCCTACCACGAGGCGGGGCACGCAATCGTGGCGACGCTCATCCCGGGCGCCGACCCGATCCACAAGGTGAGCATCATCCCGCGCGGAATGGCGCTGGGGGTCACGCAGCAGCTGCCGATCGACGAGCGGCACACGTATTCGAAGGAATATCTGAAGAACAACATCACCATCCTGATGGGCGGCCGGGTCGCCGAGGAGCTCGTGCGAGGAGAGCTCACCACCGGGGCCGGGAACGATCTCGAGCGCTCGACGCTGCTCGCGCGAAAGATGGTCTGCGAGTGGGGAATGAGCGATAAGCTCGGGCCCGTAACCTTCGGGCAAAAGCAGGAACTGATCTTCCTGGGGAGGGACATGACCCGCCACCAGGATTACAGCGAGGCAACGGCGAGGGACATCGACCAGGAAATCAAGGATATCGTCACCTCCTGTTACGGTCGGGCGGTGTCGATCCTGAAGTCGAACCTGCACGTGCTGCACCAGGTGGCCAAGACCCTCCTGGAAAAGGAAGTCATCGACGGCGTCGAGATCAAGAGGATCGTAGAGGAAATGGCGTCGACTTCCGCGGAGGGGTTGCCGACGCCGCAAGCCGGCACGCCGGCCTGAAAACCGGACGGACCCTCCGATGATCCGGGTGTTGCACGCGAGCGACCCGGAGGAAGCCTGCCGGCGTCTGGATTTCCACGGGGTGATCCAGGCGGACCGGACTCGCCTGGTTCGCGACCTTCGCCCCTATCTTCTCTGCATCCCCGACGGGGAGATGGCGCATGCCCTCTTCCCTCTTCTCGCCCGCAGGAAGATTCCCCTGGCGTGGGGGAAGCGGCTTCTCTTCTTTTCAATTTCATCCGTGGATCAGCTCGAACAATGGACGGAGGAGGACGGCGGGTCCCGAGGCGCGTTGGGCCCGGTTCGGGAGGCGATTCGCAGAACCCTGGAGAGAGATTTTGTTGTGCCTTGCAGGGAGCGGGAACTCCGGCTGGGCGGCTCGCCCGGAATCATCGGGATCTTGAATGTGACTCCGGATTCCTTTTCCGACGCGGGGAAATACTATTCCGCGGAAGCGGCAGTCCGGGGGGGACTGGAGATGGTCGCCGAAGGCGCCGACATCATTGACATCGGAGGGGAGTCGACCCGCCCCGGCTCCGTGCCCGTGCCGGCCGATGAAGAAATCGCCCGCGTGGTTCCCGTGATCCGGGAATTGGCCCGGGAAACGGGGGCGCTCCTGTCCGTGGACACGACGAAGGCGGCTGTTGCGCGGGAGGCGATTTCCGCCGGAGCCCGCATCGTCAACGATACGAGCGCTCTTGCCGACGACCCGGAGATGGCGGGTGTTATCGGTGAATCCGGCTGCGCTGTCGTTTTGATGCACCGGAGGGGGACGCCGGCGACGATGCAATTGGCGCCGTCCTATGAATCGCTGTTTGACGAGATGCTGGAGGAGATCCAGAAGAGGATCGATGTCGCAGTGAAGGCCGGCATTCCGAAAGAGCGGATCCTGATCGACCCGGGCGTAGGGTTCGGGAAGAGGTTCGAGGACAACCTCGCGCTGCACCGTCACCTCCCCGACCTGCGCAACCTGGGCAGGCCGGTCGTTTTCGGCCCCTCGCGAAAGGCGTTTATCGGCAGGATTACCGGGAGGGAGGCTTCCGGGAGGATCTTCGGGACGGCCGCATCCGTCGCGTTTGCCGCATCCCGCGGCGTCGACATCCTCCGCGTGCACGATGTAAAGGAAATGAAGGAGGTTGTCCGGGTGGTGACCGCGATCCGGGAGGGAGACGAATGTTAAGCTTCCTCCCCACGCTGCGCTTCGCGGATGTTCTGGACATCCTGGTCGTCGCCTTCATCATCTACTGGATCCTTCTGTTCATCCGCGGGACGAGGGCCGTGCAGATGCTGTACGGCCTCCTTCTCATGCTGGCGATGTTTGTCCTTTCCAAGAAGCTCGGGATGGTCACCTTTCAGTGGCTGGTCGGGAACTTCCTCGGCGGGCTCATCATTATCCTCGTGGTGATCTTCCAGAGCGAGATCCGGCGAGGCCTGGCCAAGATGGGACAGGCGCGCATCTTCGGGAGGGCGCCCGCGTCCCCACCGCTGAATTTACTGGACGAGCTGGTGCAGTGCACCTTCCGGCTGGCGGCCGACCGGATCGGGGCGATCCTCCTGCTCGAGAGGGAGATGGGCCTCCAGGAGTACGTCGAGCACGGGAAGAAGCTGGACGCAATCTTCTCGCATGAGCTCCTGGCATCGATCCTCTCGACCCGGTCGCCCGTGCACGACGGGGCGGTGGTCATCCGGGGGGACCGCGTCGCGGCGGCGGGGGTGATCCTTCCGATTCCCGCCGAATCCTCCGTGGTGAAGACGATGGGGACGAGGCACCGCGCGGGATGGGGCGTCTGCAAGGAGACGGATGCCGTCTCGATCGTGATCTCCGAGGAGACGGGGAATGTCACGGTCTTCCACGACCGGCAAACGGAAAGCGCCGACAGTGCGATGGATCTGAAAGATATCCTCATGAAACTTTTTGCGACGGGCGGAGGCGAGAGTGGTTCGGGGAACTGACATCGTCCACTTCCTGCAGGGTTCGCTCCGGAAGAACCTGGGGCTCAAAGCCCTTGCCCTGGGGCTGGCGGTCGCCCTGTGGTGGTTCGTCGCGGGGGAGAGCAAGGTGCAGGTTGGCTTCGTCGTTCCCCTTGAGATCCGCAACGTGCCTCAAGGGCTGACGATCACGAACAAGGTGGAACGGCAGGTGGAGGTGCGGCTTGCCGGCCCGCCGTCCCTGTTGGGGACGCTCCAGATGGCCGATATCATCGCGGCGGTCGACCTGTCCGGCGCGAGGACCGGGAAGCAGGTGGTGCACGTGGACGAACGCTCGATCAAGGTCCCGCCGGGGACCAAGGTGCAGCGCATCTATCCCAACGCGATCGAAGTTTCCCTGGAGCGGCTCGAGCGGCGGCGGCTTCCGATTACTGCGCGGCTCGATGTGGCGGCGGACGTACGTCGCAGGATTGCCAGGATCGAGATCGTTCCGTCCTCCCTCGAAGTCGAGGCGCTTCCGAACGACTTCTCCCGGATGAAATCCTTGCCGGCTCCCGTTTCGGTTCCGGACACGGGTTCGGAAATATTCGCGGAAAACGTGCTGGTGGAATTACGGGAGGGGCATGCTAAAATCGTCGGGAATCCGGGCGTGCGCGTGACGATCCATTTCCGGAAATAGGAGGAACCGCTTGAGGCGAAAGCTCTTCGGAACGGACGGGGTTCGGGGCGTGGCCAACACCGACCCGATGACCGTCGAGAACGCGCTGGCGCTCGGGCAGGCCGTTGCGCACATCTTCCGGAACAACAAGGGGCGGCACAAGGTCGTCATCGGGAAGGACACCCGCCTCTCGGGATACATGTTCGAAACCGCGCTCTCGGCGGGGATCTGCGCCATGGGCGGCGATGTCCTGCTCGTCGGCCCTTTGCCCACGCCCGGCATCGCGTTCCTCACCCATTCCATGCGAGCGGACGCAGGCGTCGTGATCTCGGCGTCCCACAACCCTTACCAGGACAACGGGATCAAGTTCTTCGGGCGGGACGGCTTCAAGCTGCCCGACGAGATGGAAGAAAAGATCGAGATGATCATGCTGGGGGACCACCTCAAGGAGGCGCGCACCCCTTCGCCCGAGATCGGCAAGGCACATCGGATCGACGACGCAACCGGCCGGTACATCGTCTACCTGAAGAACACGTTCCCTTCGCACCTGTCGCTGGACGGGTTGCGGATCGTGGTCGACTGCGCGAACGGCGCCGCCTACCGAATCGCCCCGCAAGTGTTCCAGGAGCTGGGGGCCGAGGTCATTCCGATCGGCGTCACTCCGAACGGGCTCAACATCAACGAGAACTGCGGCTCCCTGTTCCCGGAGGTAGTGTCCGCCAAGGTGCGGGAGCACCGGGCCGACCTCGGGATATCGCTCGACGGGGATGGCGACCGGGTGATCGTCGTCGATCAGAAGGGGGAGGTGCTGGACGGGGACCGGATCATGGCGATTTGCGCAGAGGAGATGTTCCGGAAGAGAAAGCTGAAGAGGAACACCGTGGTCGCCACGGTGATGAGCAACATCGGGCTCGACCTTTTCCTTAAAGAGAGGAAGATCCGGCTCGTACGGAGCCAGGTGGGCGACCGCTACGTGGTCGAAATGATGCGCGCCAACGGGTACAACTTCGGCGGGGAGCAATCGGGGCACCTGATCTTCCTCGATCACGCGACGACGGGGGACGGCGTCCTGGCGGCACTCCAGCTCCTTGCGGTGATGGTCGAGTCGGGCCGGCGGATTGCAGACCTCGGGAAGCAACTGGTCACCTTCCCGCAGGTTCTGCTGAACCTCAAGCTGAGGCATCGCGTTCCCCTGGAGAGCATGAAGGGGTTCCAGAAGACGAAGGCCGAGTTCGAGAAGAAGCTCGGCATGCGGGGCAGGATCGTCGTGCGGTACAGTGGAACCGAGCCCGTCCTCCGGATTATGGCGGAAGGGGAGAACAAGGCGGAGATCGACCGCATCGTGAACGCGCTGGCGGAGAAGGCCCGCGCCGAAATCCACTAACTTAACTACGGGGACGTTCTTAAAACTTTTAATGTGGATATAGGGACGTTCTTAAACTTTTCAAACATAGGAGCAGAGTTAAAAAGTTTAAGAACGTCCCTGGACTTTAGTAACTATTCGGTTCTGAGGCGGGCATGAGGAGAAGGCTGGGGGTCAACATCGATCATGTGGCGACGCTGAGGCAGGCGAGGGGTGGGGCCGCGCCGGAGCCCGTGATCGCGGCGGGGATCGCCGAACACCACGGCGCCGACGGCATCACGGTCCACCTGAGGGAGGACCGTCGGCACATCCAGGACCGGGACCTCGAGCTCCTTTCCAGGGTGGTCCAGACGCGGATCAATCTGGAGATGGCTGCAACCGAGGAAATGATCGGAATCGCAACGCGCCTGAAGCCGTACTCCGCGACCCTCGTCCCCGAGAAACGGAAAGAGCTTACGACGGAAGGCGGGCTGAACGTACTCGGCCAGCGGGAGACCCTGCACGCGGCCGTATCGCGGCTTCGCGACGCCGGCATCCTCGTGAGCCTTTTCATCGACCCGATACTCTCCCAGCTGCGGGCCGCCAGGCAGGTCGGGGCCGATGCCGTTGAAATCCACACCGGGACCTACTGCGAAGCGTACCACGCAGGGAAGTACGCCGAAGAGTTCGATAAGATCCGCATCGCGGCGGCGCACGGGAACAACATCGGCTTGAAGGTGTTCGCGGGTCACGGGCTCGACGTGCGCAACCTCCCGCCGATCCTTTCCCTTCCGGAGATCGAGGAGTTCAACATCGGGCACAGCATCATCGCCAGGGCGGTTTTCATCGGCCTCGGGGCGGCCGTGCGCGAGATGGCCGACCTCATCCACGGGGCCCCCTGAAACGGGATGATCGTAGGCATCGGTGTCGACATCGTGGATATTTCACGGGTGCACGGGCTGCTGGAACGCTTCCGGGACAGGTTTTTACAGAGAGTGTTCACGGACGCCGAAAACCTGTATGCGAGCAAAAGCGTCAAAACCGCGGAGAGGCTCGCCGGCAGGTTCGCGGTGAAGGAAGCGGTCCTCAAGGCGTTCGGCACGGGAAAGTCGCAAGGAATCCTGTGGCGAGACGTCGAAACGGTTCCGGGGCGGATGGGAAGACCTGAAGTTAATCTTTATGGAAACGCATATAAATATATGAAAATATTGAAAGCAGACCAGGTCCACGTGTCGATCTCCCACGACGGCGGGAAGGCCGTGGCGTTTGTGGTCATCGAGAGAGCGGGAGGAAACGGATGAAGGTCGCCTCGGCGCGCCAGATGGCCGATCTGGACAAGATCACCATGGAGAAGTACGGCATCCCCTCCCTCCTTCTGATGGAGAACGCGGGGCGGTCCTGCTCGGAGCGGATCCTGCACATTTTGGAAGACAAGGTCGGTGCGGCCGAAGAGGCCTCGGTCGCGGTCGTCTGCGGCCGCGGGAACAACGGCGGAGACGGCATGGTGATCGCCCGGCATCTCCACAACCGGGGCGTCTATGTGGAGGTCTTTCTGCTCGCCGAAGAGGACGACCTCTCCCGGGACGCCAGAGTGCAGAAAGACATTCTCAAAAGGATGGACGTCGAGATCCGGGTGATCCGCGACGCGGAAGGGGTGGAGGATCTCCGGACGTTCCTCGAAGAGGTGCATCTCTGCGTGGACGCCATCCTCGGGACGGGGCTCTCATCGCCGCTTTCGGGGATCGTCCGCGAGGTGGTGGAAGTCATCAACCTCTCGTTGGCCCCCGTCTATGCGGTCGACATCCCCAGCGGGATCGACGCCACGACGGGAAGGATTCTCGGCGAGGCGATCCGGGCCGACTATACGGGATCGTTCGGGCTTCTGAAACTGGGCCAGGTCCTGTTGCCGGGCTCGATCCACTGCGGGGATACCGAAATCTTCGACATCGGGATTCCCTCCAAAGCGGTGTTTGACGCCGACATCAAGACCGAGGCGCTCGACGAGCGCGTGGTCAAAAGCATGCTCTCCATCCGCCCGCCGGACTTCCACAAGGGGGATGCGGGAAGGATATTCATCATCGGCGGATCGCCGGGGCTGACCGGCGCCCCCTGCCTTGCGGGCCAGGCCGCGCTCCGGATGGGCGCGGGGCTGATCACGGTGGTGACTCCGGCCTCCCTGCGGCCGATCGTCGAGTCGAAACTGATGGAAGTGATGTCGATGGGGATCGCCGACGGAGGGTCGGGGTACTTCAGGAAAGAGATGATCCCCGAACTGGTGGAGAAGGTCTCGCGTGCGGACGTGGTCGTCGTCGGGCCCGGCCTGGGAGCGTATCCGGGAGTGGGGGAATTCATCGCCGAGCTGTTCCCCCGCATCAAGGTCCCGTTCATCGTGGACGCCGACGGACTGAACGCGATTTCGGGGCAGGTCGGGGTCCTGCGGACGGCGGGCTCCTCCTGCATCCTCACGCCGCACCCGGGGGAGATGTCCCGACTCACCCGCGAATCGATCGAAGCCATCGAGGCCTCGCGGATCGGGTCGGCGCAGCATCTCGCCGAAGAACAGGACGTCACGGTGATCCTGAAAGGCGCCAGGACGATCATCGCCACGCCGAAAGGGGACATCTTCATCAACACGACCGGGAATCCCTACATGGCGACCGGGGGAATGGGGGACGCGCTCACGGGAATGGTGGCCGCCCTCGCTTCGCAAGGGTTGTCGCCGACCGACGCCGCCTGCGCGGGGGTCTTCCTTCACGGGATGTCGGCCGATCTGCTGATGCGTCGGCACCCGATGTCCGCCGTGTCCGCCACCGACGTCATCGAGAACATCCACGAGGCCCTCCAGCACACCATGGGAGAGCCGAAACCTTCCGAGGAGCGGCCGTAAGCGGGGACACCCCTCAACACTGGCTGTGGCTTCGCTGCCGCACAAGGCGCACCCGATCCTTTGAATGTGAGGAGCGTACCCGCCGATGGTAGTTGAACTGTATTCTTCGTGCGAAGCCGACACGATGGAGATCGCGCGGGCCCTGGGTGCGGTCCTGGTCCCGGGCGATGTGGTGGCGCTTTCGGGGGACCTGGGTGCCGGCAAGACGGTCTTCTGCAAGGGCGTGGGGGAGGCGATCGGGATCCCGGCGGACCGGATCGTTTCGCCGAGCTTCACCGTCGTGACGGAACATGCGGGCGCCGTTCCTTTCCTCCACGTGGATGTCTATCGCCTTTCCTCCGAGCGGGAGGCCGACGACATCGGCCTGGAGGAGATCCTGAACGGGGAGGGGGTCTGCCTGGTGGAGTGGGCGGAAAAAATCGCCACCATGTTGCCAAAATCCTGTATAAAGGTTAAATTCCTTTTTTCGGACGAAGGCAGCCGCAGGCTGATTCTTGACGCGGAGGACACCCCGCGGATCCGGGGATTTGTCCATCGCTGCAAACGCTACCTGACAGGAGGGTGAACCGGGAAATGGCACTCATTGTCCAGAAGTACGGCGGCACTTCGGTCGGTACCGTGGAGAAGATCAAGAACGTTGCAAAGCGGGTGGCGCGCACCAAAGACCAGGGAAACGACGTCGTGGTCGTCGTCTCGGCGATGGCCGGGGAGACGAACCGGCTGCTCGGCCTGGCGCACCAGATCGCGGAATTGCCGAACGAGCGCGAACTGGACGTCGTCGCTTCCACGGGCGAACAGGTGACCATCGGCCTGCTGGCCATCGCGCTCACCGAAATGGGGTACAAGGCGAAGTCGTTCTGCGGCTTCCAGATTCCGGTCCTCACCGATTCGGCCTACGTCAAGGCGCGTATCATGAAGATCGAGGGGGAGACGATCCAGGCCGCCCTCAAGGAAGGGGAGATCGCGGTCGTGGCCGGCTTCCAGGGCATCGACGAATCCGGGGCGATCACGACGCTCGGGCGCGGCGGGTCGGACACGAGCGCCGTCGCCGTGGCGGCCGCGCTTTCGGCCGACGTGTGCGAGATCTACACGGACGTCGACGGGGTCTATACCACCGACCCCAACATCTGCGCAGACGCGCGGAAACTCGAAAAGATCTCCTTCGAGGAGATGCTCGAGCTGGCGAGCCTGGGGGCCAAGGTCCTCCAGATCCGGTCGGTGGAGTTCGGGATGAAATACGGGGTGCGGATCCACGTCCGCTCCTCGTTCAACGAAAATCCGGGAACGATCGTTACGAAAGAGGAGGAGATCATGGAAACGGCAGTCGTGTCCGGCGTGGCGTACAGCAAGAACGAGGCGAAGATCACCATCGTGAAAGTGCCCGACCGGCCGGGAATCGCCGCCAGGATCTTCAAGCCGCTGTCGGACGCCAACATCGTCGTGGACGTGATTGTCCAGAACGTATCCGTCACCGGCTACACGGACCTGACCTTCACGGTCGGCCGCAGCGATTACAAGAAGGCGATGTTGATCACGGAGAAGACCGCAAAGGAAGTCGAGTCGGAGAAGGTTGTCGGCGACGACAAGATCGCAAAAGTGTCCATCGTCGGGATGGCGATGCGCTCCCACTCCGGGGTTGCCACGAAGGTGTTCGAGACGCTGGCCGCCGAAGGGATCAACATCCTGGGCATCACCACCTCGGAAATCAAGATCTCCTGCCTGATCGAGGAGAAATACACCGAGCTGGCGGTGCGGGTACTGCACAACGCCTTCGGGCTGGGACAGCAGGCTTGAAAAAGATCACCTCGAAAAAGATCTATCTGTACGACACGACGCTTCGGGACGGCACCCAGGCCGAGGAGATCTCGCTCTCCGTGATGGACAAGATCGCCATTACGGAGAAGCTGGACGATTTCGGGATCCACTTCATCGAGGGAGGGTACCCCGGCTCCAACCCGAAGGACAAGGAGTTCTTCGAGTATGCGAAGAGGCTCCCGCTGAAGACCGCGAAGCTCTGCGCGTTCGGTATGACGCGCCGGGTGGGAAAGAAGGTCGAGGAGGACGCCAACATGAAGGCGCTCCTCTCCGCGGAGACCCCGGTCATCACCGTGGTGGGGAAATCCTGGGACTTCCACGTCACCGAGGCGCTGCGGACCACGCTCGACGAGAACCTCAAGGCGATCCGCGAGACGATCGAGTACCTTAAAAAGCACGCCGAGCAGGTCTTCTTCGACGCCGAGCACTTCTTCGACGGCTACCGGCGCAACCCCAAGTATGCGCTGAAGGCGCTCGCGGCGGCGGCCGATGGTGGGGCGGACTGGCTCGTTTTGTGCGACACCAACGGGGGGTCGCTTCCCTCGGACGTGGGGCGCGTCGTCCGCGAGGTCCGGAAAACAACCCATCTTCCGCTCGGAATTCATACCCATAACGACTCCGAGATGGCCGTGGCCACCACCCTGGCAGCGGTGGAGAGCGGGGCGACACAGGTCCAGGGGACGATCAACGGCTACGGGGAGCGGTGCGGGAACGCCAACCTCTGCTCGATCATCCCCTGCCTCCATCTGAAGATGGGCAGGGAAGTCCTTCCGGAAGAGCGGCTCAGGAAACTCTCCGCGCTTTCGGGATACGTGGCGGAGATCGCCAACGTGGGGAAGCGTCTCCATCAGCCCTTCGTCGGGAATGCCGCATTCGCCCACAAGGGGGGGATGCACGTGTCGGCCATCCGCCGCAACCCGGGGACCTACGAGCACATCGATCCCGGGCTCGTCGGCAACCAGCGCCGCGTCCTCATCTCCGACCTCTCGGGACGGAGCAACATCCTTTCCAAGGTCCAGGAGAAGGGGCTCCGGTTCAAGGCGGGCGACCCGGCGGCGGAGAAGGTCCTCGACCAGATCAAGGAGCTGGAGCACAAGGGGTACCAGTTCGAAGGGGCCGAGGCGTCGTTCGAGCTCCTGGTCCTCAAGGCGATGGGGGAGCACGAGCAGTTCTTCGAGTTGAAGGGGTTCCGGGTGATCGACGAGAAGCGGACGGAGAAGCAACATCCGATTGCCGAGGCGACCATCATGGTCGAGGTGGAGGGCCGGGTGGAGCACACCGCGGCGCTGGGGAACGGCCCCGTGAACGCGATGGACAACGCGCTCCGGAAGGCTCTCGAGAAGTTCTATCCCGAGCTGGCCGAAGTGAAGCTGCTCGACTACAAGGTGCGGGTGATCACCGCCGGCGGGACCGGCTCGTCGGTACGCGTTTTGATACAGTCCGGCGACAAGGACAGCACCTGGGGAACCGTCGGGGTCTCGCACAACATCATCGAGGCGTCCTGGCAGGCCCTGGTGGACAGCATCCGGTACAAGCTTTGGAGGTCCCGCCGTGGATCGCAGAAGGGAGGCCCGGAGCGGTAAGGCCTGCCTCCTTCTATCCCTGATCGTATTGGTCTGGAATGTCGGCGCCACGGGCCGACACGTTCTGTCCGTTGCCTCTCCGCACATCGTGCGTGCGACTGAATCCGTGCAGGATTCCGCCTCTCTTGTCCCGCAACTCCCTGCCGTCGACTGCACCATAACGGGACATCCTGGGCCGCTCACCACAAAGCAGAAATTTCTCCTTGGCAAAAGGGTGGATATCAACAAAGCCTCCCTGGCGGAGATCGAGGGACTCCCGGGAATCTCAAGCAAGGTTGCGGAATCCGTGGTCGAAACGAGGAGCCGCCTGGGCGGGTTTCGTCGCCCCGAGGACCTGCTGCAGGTAAAGGGGATAAAAGAAAAACGGTTGAATAAACTTCTTCCCTTTCTGGTAAAATTCCCTAATAATTGACTTACATAGTCAGGTTATTTGCACGGGGAAAGGGGGAAGGATGTTCCGTAGAATCCGCAACGACATCAAGGTGATCTTCGAACGCGACCCGGCGGCGCGCAGCGTGATCGAGATCCTTTTATGCTACCCGGGGTTCCACGTCATGCGGTTCCACCACGCGGCCCACTGGCTCTGGACGCACGACCTTCGGTTGCTGGCCCGGTTTCTCTCGCACATCTCCCGTGCCCTCACGGGGATCGAGATCCATCCGGGGGCGACGATCGACGAGGGTTTCTTCATCGACCACGGGATGGGGGTCGTCATCGGGGAAACCTCGGAAATCGGGAAGAACGTGACGATGTACCACGGGGTGACCCTCGGCGGGACGAGCTGGAAGAAGGGGAAGCGGCACCCGACGATCGAGGAAAACGTGATCATCGGGGCGGGCGCGGCCATCCTGGGCAACATCCGGATCGGGCAGAATTCCAAGATCGGCTCGGGATCGGTGGTCAACCGGGACGTTCCTCCCAACTCGACCGTCGTGGGAATCCCCGGAAGGATCGTCTACCGCGAGGGGAACGTCTACAACGACCAGTCCGGCGTCGCCGGCACGCCGGACCCGGAAGGCAAGGCGATCAAGTGTTTGACCGACCAGGTGATGGCGATGGGACAGCGCCTCGACGAGCTTGCGAAACTCCTTCCGAAGCAGGAGGAGGCGCCCCGCGTGGAGTCCGTCCGATGAAGATCACGACGCGGGGGCGGTATGCCGTGATGGCGCTGGTGAGCCTTGCAGCGTCCTCCCGCGGGAATCCGGTTTCCCTGAAGAACATCGCCCGGCAGGAGGAGATTCCGGAGGCTTACCTCCAGCAGCTGTTTTCCCGGCTTCGCAGGCGGAACCTGGTCAAGAGCATCCGGGGCCCGGGAGGAGGGTTCCTTCTGGCGCGCCATCCGTCCCGGATCATGATCGGCGAGATCATCCGCACGGCGGAAGGGCGGGACGCCACCAT of Deltaproteobacteria bacterium RBG_16_64_85 contains these proteins:
- a CDS encoding serine O-acetyltransferase, which encodes MFRRIRNDIKVIFERDPAARSVIEILLCYPGFHVMRFHHAAHWLWTHDLRLLARFLSHISRALTGIEIHPGATIDEGFFIDHGMGVVIGETSEIGKNVTMYHGVTLGGTSWKKGKRHPTIEENVIIGAGAAILGNIRIGQNSKIGSGSVVNRDVPPNSTVVGIPGRIVYREGNVYNDQSGVAGTPDPEGKAIKCLTDQVMAMGQRLDELAKLLPKQEEAPRVESVR
- a CDS encoding aspartate kinase (catalyzes the formation of 4-phospho-L-aspartate from L-aspartate and ATP, in Bacillus, lysine sensitive; regulated by response to starvation.), translating into MALIVQKYGGTSVGTVEKIKNVAKRVARTKDQGNDVVVVVSAMAGETNRLLGLAHQIAELPNERELDVVASTGEQVTIGLLAIALTEMGYKAKSFCGFQIPVLTDSAYVKARIMKIEGETIQAALKEGEIAVVAGFQGIDESGAITTLGRGGSDTSAVAVAAALSADVCEIYTDVDGVYTTDPNICADARKLEKISFEEMLELASLGAKVLQIRSVEFGMKYGVRIHVRSSFNENPGTIVTKEEEIMETAVVSGVAYSKNEAKITIVKVPDRPGIAARIFKPLSDANIVVDVIVQNVSVTGYTDLTFTVGRSDYKKAMLITEKTAKEVESEKVVGDDKIAKVSIVGMAMRSHSGVATKVFETLAAEGINILGITTSEIKISCLIEEKYTELAVRVLHNAFGLGQQA
- a CDS encoding citramalate synthase, which produces MYLYDTTLRDGTQAEEISLSVMDKIAITEKLDDFGIHFIEGGYPGSNPKDKEFFEYAKRLPLKTAKLCAFGMTRRVGKKVEEDANMKALLSAETPVITVVGKSWDFHVTEALRTTLDENLKAIRETIEYLKKHAEQVFFDAEHFFDGYRRNPKYALKALAAAADGGADWLVLCDTNGGSLPSDVGRVVREVRKTTHLPLGIHTHNDSEMAVATTLAAVESGATQVQGTINGYGERCGNANLCSIIPCLHLKMGREVLPEERLRKLSALSGYVAEIANVGKRLHQPFVGNAAFAHKGGMHVSAIRRNPGTYEHIDPGLVGNQRRVLISDLSGRSNILSKVQEKGLRFKAGDPAAEKVLDQIKELEHKGYQFEGAEASFELLVLKAMGEHEQFFELKGFRVIDEKRTEKQHPIAEATIMVEVEGRVEHTAALGNGPVNAMDNALRKALEKFYPELAEVKLLDYKVRVITAGGTGSSVRVLIQSGDKDSTWGTVGVSHNIIEASWQALVDSIRYKLWRSRRGSQKGGPER